One Pasteurella dagmatis DNA segment encodes these proteins:
- a CDS encoding ATP-dependent DNA helicase, with translation MANIDKIIKVFSEQGALSQSIKGFRPRSEQLEMATAVGQAINNKNSLVIEAGTGTGKTFAYLAPVLLSNKKTIISTGSKNLQDQLFNRDLPAIKKALNYTGKIALLKGRSNYLCLERLDQLIAQGVLGDRSVLADLSKVRKWNNSTKTGDLTECVELAEDSPILPQLTSTTESCLGADCPNYTDCYVAAARKRALNADLVVVNHHLFFADIAVKETGFGELIPQAEIVIFDEAHQLPDIASQYFGQSITARQLFEICKDINIVYRTEVKDMAQLGVASDQLLKSVQDFRLLLGESNIRGNWREILSQNVVKNGFEHLIDKLEFVSQVIKLVLGRSQTLDSIFERIEAVKIQLKRLSETEITGYCYWYETVGRQFGLYITPLTVADRFGEEMQKRESTWIFTSATLEVGGTFDHFCQRLGIMSAEQKILQSPFNYLEQSLLCVPRYLPSSNQNHTMKQLAQMLLPVIEANRGRCFVLCTSYLMMRGLAEYFRENSGLSILLQGETSKAKLLDQFILEEHSVLVATSSFWEGIDVRGDALSLVIIDKLPFTSPDDPLLKARIEDCRLQGGDPFNDIQVPEAVITLKQGVGRLIRDVTDRGAVIICDSRLVMRTYGATFLKSLPNAKRTRDLNKVIQFLMNTNNG, from the coding sequence ATGGCGAATATTGATAAAATAATCAAGGTCTTTTCTGAACAAGGTGCGTTAAGCCAAAGTATCAAGGGGTTTCGCCCTCGTTCTGAACAATTGGAAATGGCCACAGCAGTTGGACAAGCAATCAACAACAAAAATTCACTAGTTATTGAAGCAGGGACTGGTACTGGTAAAACTTTTGCTTATCTTGCACCAGTGCTATTAAGTAATAAAAAAACCATTATTTCTACAGGGTCAAAGAATCTTCAAGATCAGTTATTTAATCGAGATCTTCCCGCTATAAAAAAAGCATTAAATTACACAGGTAAAATTGCCTTACTTAAAGGGCGCTCAAATTATTTGTGTTTAGAACGCTTGGATCAACTGATTGCACAAGGCGTACTTGGTGATCGTTCTGTATTGGCTGATTTATCAAAAGTACGAAAATGGAATAACTCCACCAAAACGGGCGACTTAACAGAATGTGTTGAGTTAGCAGAAGATAGTCCTATTTTGCCACAACTCACTAGTACGACTGAAAGTTGTTTAGGTGCAGATTGCCCCAATTATACTGATTGCTATGTGGCTGCAGCGCGCAAACGTGCATTAAATGCTGATTTGGTAGTTGTCAACCATCATTTGTTCTTTGCCGATATAGCAGTCAAAGAAACAGGATTTGGTGAGTTGATTCCACAAGCAGAAATCGTGATTTTTGACGAGGCACATCAATTACCTGATATTGCTAGCCAATATTTTGGTCAGTCGATTACTGCTCGTCAACTGTTTGAAATCTGCAAAGATATTAATATTGTTTACCGCACTGAAGTGAAAGATATGGCGCAATTAGGAGTGGCATCGGATCAATTGCTTAAAAGTGTACAAGATTTCCGTTTATTATTGGGTGAAAGCAATATTCGTGGCAACTGGCGAGAGATATTGTCACAAAATGTGGTCAAAAATGGCTTTGAGCATTTGATAGATAAGCTTGAGTTTGTATCGCAAGTCATCAAATTAGTGCTTGGTCGTTCACAAACGTTAGATAGCATTTTTGAACGTATAGAGGCTGTAAAAATTCAATTAAAACGCTTATCTGAAACGGAAATTACAGGCTATTGTTATTGGTATGAGACAGTTGGTCGTCAGTTCGGTTTGTATATCACACCATTAACCGTTGCAGATAGATTTGGTGAAGAAATGCAAAAGCGAGAAAGTACGTGGATTTTCACTTCAGCAACATTAGAAGTGGGGGGAACATTTGATCATTTTTGCCAGCGTTTAGGCATTATGAGCGCGGAACAAAAAATTCTACAGAGCCCATTTAATTATCTTGAACAGTCTTTATTATGTGTGCCTCGTTATTTACCAAGTAGCAATCAAAATCATACAATGAAACAGTTAGCGCAAATGTTATTACCTGTGATTGAAGCAAATAGAGGGCGCTGTTTTGTACTGTGTACATCATATTTAATGATGCGTGGTTTAGCAGAATATTTTCGTGAAAATAGTGGGTTATCGATTTTATTGCAAGGTGAAACCTCAAAAGCCAAATTACTCGATCAATTTATTTTGGAAGAACATTCTGTTTTAGTTGCAACTTCCAGTTTTTGGGAAGGAATCGATGTGCGAGGTGATGCTTTATCTCTCGTGATTATTGATAAATTGCCATTTACCTCCCCTGATGACCCCTTATTAAAGGCGCGTATCGAAGATTGTAGATTGCAAGGAGGCGATCCTTTTAATGATATTCAAGTGCCAGAGGCGGTGATTACCTTAAAACAAGGTGTAGGACGATTAATTCGAGATGTGACAGATCGTGGTGCGGTGATTATTTGCGATAGTCGTTTGGTCATGCGTACTTATGGTGCAACGTTTTTGAAAAGTTTGCCTAATGCAAAACGTACCCGAGATTTGAACAAAGTGATACAATTCTTGATGAATACAAATAATGGATAA
- a CDS encoding AEC family transporter, with protein sequence MNNADFFSSFGFSMSVTMPTVFMLVLGIVLRKRKMIDDKFTGQATKIIFMITLPFLLFLNIISNPVDYRSQLLPILASIVGTLILFVSAELFAAKYIPEKQERGTFVQSVYRGNNGILGLALCINAYGEAGLAPASIYAAATIFLFNVLGVITLSRSFARGKVSWWEVLKNVVKNPLIIAIVLGYIVNVLELSLPKTLLTTGNYLASMTLPLALICTGASIRIKGSFFSSSVVMWGSFARVLIAPIFMVIVGKLFGLSGMQMGILFLMAATPMATVVYTMVRGMGGDGTNAANVIALTTLGAIITSSLGLMILTQLGWV encoded by the coding sequence ATGAATAATGCCGATTTTTTCTCTTCTTTTGGGTTTTCAATGAGTGTCACAATGCCTACTGTGTTTATGTTAGTTTTGGGCATCGTATTACGTAAACGCAAAATGATTGACGATAAATTTACTGGACAAGCGACAAAAATCATCTTTATGATCACTTTACCATTCTTGCTTTTCCTTAATATCATTAGTAATCCTGTCGATTATCGTTCACAATTACTTCCTATTTTGGCCAGTATTGTAGGTACCTTGATTTTATTTGTATCAGCTGAACTTTTTGCGGCTAAATACATACCTGAAAAACAAGAGCGAGGTACTTTTGTGCAGTCGGTTTATCGTGGTAATAACGGCATTTTAGGTTTAGCACTTTGTATTAATGCTTATGGTGAGGCGGGTTTGGCACCAGCTTCAATTTATGCAGCAGCGACTATTTTTCTTTTTAATGTATTAGGCGTGATTACTTTAAGTCGATCTTTTGCAAGAGGTAAAGTGAGTTGGTGGGAAGTTTTAAAAAATGTAGTGAAAAATCCGTTAATTATCGCCATTGTGCTAGGTTATATTGTGAATGTGTTGGAATTGAGTTTACCGAAAACATTATTAACTACTGGTAATTATTTGGCTAGTATGACCTTACCACTAGCTTTGATCTGTACTGGCGCAAGTATTCGTATTAAAGGCTCATTTTTTTCATCGTCAGTGGTGATGTGGGGGAGTTTTGCGAGAGTCTTGATCGCACCTATTTTTATGGTGATTGTTGGCAAACTCTTTGGTTTGTCGGGAATGCAAATGGGGATTTTATTTTTAATGGCAGCAACACCAATGGCAACGGTAGTATATACAATGGTGAGAGGAATGGGGGGTGATGGTACAAATGCTGCAAACGTCATTGCATTGACAACTTTAGGCGCTATTATCACATCTTCTTTGGGGCTAATGATTCTAACTCAGCTCGGTTGGGTTTAA
- a CDS encoding D-hexose-6-phosphate mutarotase, translated as MNSSIQAKFIKKIAPSLSLVEYNQIPALSLQHPVGSALIALQGAQLLQWQPAAAEQGVLWLSDVEPFQLGNAIRGGVPICYPWFGTIKNPSHGTARIRLWQLIDYQIADEKVRLEFGLFSEDLLIEAKITMIFSETCELIFTHYGEKEAQLALHSYFNVGNIEQIEVHGLTTNCLSNLTKQQETVPSPRKIAENVDCIYQINNAQNTIIDPVLQRHIKIEQQNSSDVVLWNPWHKTTSGMSETGYQTMVCVETARISKPLQQSEQVSVLFKVK; from the coding sequence ATGAATAGCTCAATTCAAGCCAAATTTATCAAGAAAATTGCCCCTTCATTAAGTTTAGTTGAATATAATCAAATCCCTGCACTTTCACTACAACATCCTGTAGGCTCAGCATTAATTGCATTACAGGGAGCGCAATTACTGCAATGGCAACCTGCAGCAGCAGAACAAGGAGTACTTTGGTTAAGTGACGTTGAACCCTTTCAATTAGGCAACGCCATCCGTGGTGGCGTCCCCATTTGCTACCCTTGGTTTGGAACAATAAAAAACCCATCTCACGGCACTGCACGCATTCGTTTATGGCAACTAATAGATTATCAAATCGCTGATGAAAAAGTGCGGTTAGAATTTGGATTATTTTCTGAAGATCTTCTAATCGAAGCAAAAATCACCATGATCTTTAGTGAAACTTGCGAGTTAATTTTTACTCATTACGGAGAGAAGGAAGCTCAATTAGCGCTACACAGTTATTTTAATGTCGGTAATATTGAACAAATCGAAGTGCACGGATTGACAACAAACTGTTTAAGTAATCTGACTAAACAACAAGAAACCGTTCCCTCACCACGCAAAATTGCTGAAAATGTAGATTGTATTTATCAAATTAATAATGCACAAAATACCATCATTGACCCTGTGCTACAACGTCACATTAAGATCGAACAACAAAATTCCAGTGATGTTGTACTTTGGAATCCTTGGCATAAAACGACCAGTGGAATGAGTGAAACAGGCTATCAAACAATGGTTTGTGTAGAAACTGCTCGTATTTCCAAACCATTACAACAAAGTGAACAAGTATCAGTCTTATTCAAAGTAAAATAA
- the rnd gene encoding ribonuclease D, with the protein MNKQVKEIKNPPHFQLITTDQALADVCVFAQQKSVVALDTEFVRIRTLYPQLGLIQLYDGERVSLIDPLSIQDFSPFIALLANQNVLKVLHACSEDLEVFQHYYQQMPTPMIDTQIMASFLSFPNSTGLATLIQHYFQLEIDKGASRTDWLARPLSDKQLVYAAADVWYLLPLYQRMQQDLQQTPWQSAVENDCEMLLAKREQGKDPEFAYLNIPNAWRLNQQELMRLKVLAKWRLEDAMKRDLALNFVVRGEHLWAVAKNNPKHTSELLALGLTALEVRIHGKKILHLLSQANRMEEAHYPNLITRVVDDSRYKKALKLLQQQLKTLQPMDLAREVIASKRMLDGLIKWYWIEQEDPNALPELLIGWRRDFGLAFLETLKGL; encoded by the coding sequence ATGAACAAACAAGTAAAAGAAATTAAAAATCCACCGCACTTTCAGCTCATTACAACTGATCAAGCATTAGCTGATGTGTGCGTTTTTGCTCAACAAAAAAGTGTAGTTGCTTTGGACACAGAATTTGTTCGAATTCGTACACTGTATCCTCAATTAGGGCTTATTCAATTATATGATGGCGAACGGGTGAGTTTAATTGATCCTTTAAGTATTCAAGACTTTTCTCCTTTTATCGCCTTGTTAGCTAATCAAAATGTTTTAAAAGTACTACACGCTTGCAGTGAAGATTTAGAGGTGTTTCAACATTACTATCAACAAATGCCAACACCAATGATCGACACGCAAATTATGGCTAGCTTTTTAAGTTTTCCAAATTCGACAGGGCTAGCAACTCTTATCCAACATTATTTTCAACTTGAAATTGATAAAGGTGCCTCTCGAACAGACTGGCTTGCTCGCCCTTTATCAGATAAACAATTAGTATATGCTGCAGCAGATGTATGGTATTTGTTGCCTCTTTATCAACGAATGCAACAAGATTTGCAACAAACTCCTTGGCAAAGTGCGGTCGAAAATGATTGTGAAATGTTATTGGCCAAAAGAGAGCAGGGAAAAGATCCAGAATTCGCTTATTTGAATATTCCAAATGCTTGGCGCTTAAATCAGCAAGAATTAATGCGTTTAAAAGTGTTAGCTAAATGGCGTTTAGAAGATGCAATGAAACGTGATTTAGCCTTGAATTTTGTGGTAAGAGGTGAGCATTTATGGGCAGTAGCGAAAAACAATCCTAAACATACTTCTGAATTGTTAGCACTCGGTTTAACGGCATTGGAAGTACGAATTCACGGTAAAAAAATCTTACATCTTTTATCACAAGCGAATCGAATGGAGGAGGCGCATTATCCAAATTTAATTACGCGAGTAGTGGATGATTCTCGCTATAAAAAAGCTTTAAAACTTCTACAGCAACAATTGAAAACCTTGCAACCTATGGATTTAGCAAGAGAAGTAATCGCAAGTAAACGGATGTTAGATGGTTTAATTAAATGGTACTGGATAGAACAAGAGGATCCAAATGCATTGCCTGAATTACTAATAGGTTGGCGTCGTGATTTTGGTTTAGCCTTTTTAGAAACGTTGAAAGGTTTATAA
- the fadD gene encoding long-chain-fatty-acid--CoA ligase FadD, which translates to MEKPWFKNYPDGSPRELDCSKYESLLDMFDNAVREHPDRAAYINMGQILTFRKLEERSRAFAAYLQNELKLKRGDRVALMMPNLLQYPIALFGVLRAGMVVVNVNPLYTPRELEHQLQDSGAKAIVVVSNFASTLEKVVFNTDVKHVILTRMGDQLSFGKRTLVNFVVKYVKKLVPKYKLPNAVTFREVLSVGKHRQYVRPQIERKDLAFLQYTGGTTGVAKGAMLSHGNIIVNVFQANWIAEPFVGDRSRERKAIIALPLYHVFALTVNCLLFIELGITAVLITNPRDIDGFVKELKKHRFIAITGVNTLFNALLNNENFKEIDFSALKLSVGGGMAIQQSVATRWHETTGCNIIEGYGMTECSPLIAACPINMVKHNGSIGVPVPNTDVRVIREDGTEAELGEAGELWVKGEQVMQGYWQRPEATAEVLQDGWIATGDIVVMDSDHYLRIVDRKKDMILVSGFNVYPNEIEDVVMLNYKVAEVVAIGVPNEVSGETIKIFVVKKDDSLTRDELRKHCRQHLTGYKIPKDIEFRDELPKSNVGKILRRVLRDEELAKRPAEEE; encoded by the coding sequence ATGGAAAAGCCTTGGTTTAAGAATTATCCAGATGGTTCGCCTCGCGAGCTAGATTGTTCAAAATATGAATCGTTGCTTGATATGTTTGATAATGCTGTGCGTGAGCATCCAGACCGTGCTGCGTATATCAATATGGGACAAATTTTAACGTTTCGTAAATTAGAAGAACGTAGCCGAGCTTTTGCTGCTTATTTACAAAATGAATTAAAACTTAAACGTGGTGACCGAGTGGCATTAATGATGCCCAATTTATTGCAATATCCTATCGCATTATTTGGTGTGTTGCGTGCAGGTATGGTAGTTGTGAATGTGAACCCGCTTTATACACCACGTGAACTTGAGCATCAATTACAAGACAGTGGAGCAAAAGCCATTGTTGTTGTATCAAACTTTGCGTCCACCTTAGAAAAAGTTGTTTTTAATACAGATGTTAAACACGTTATTTTAACTCGTATGGGTGACCAACTTTCATTTGGTAAACGTACATTAGTGAACTTTGTCGTGAAGTACGTTAAAAAATTAGTGCCAAAATACAAATTACCTAATGCAGTAACTTTCCGTGAAGTATTGAGTGTGGGTAAACACCGTCAATATGTTCGTCCACAAATAGAACGCAAAGATCTCGCATTTTTGCAATATACAGGTGGCACAACAGGTGTTGCAAAAGGTGCAATGCTGTCTCATGGCAACATTATTGTGAATGTTTTCCAAGCCAATTGGATCGCAGAGCCTTTCGTAGGTGATCGTTCAAGAGAACGTAAGGCAATTATTGCACTACCGCTTTATCACGTATTTGCGTTGACAGTAAACTGTCTATTATTTATTGAGTTAGGTATTACGGCAGTTTTGATTACTAACCCTCGCGATATTGATGGTTTTGTTAAAGAACTGAAGAAGCACCGCTTTATTGCTATCACAGGTGTGAATACATTATTTAATGCCTTATTAAATAATGAAAATTTCAAAGAAATTGATTTTTCAGCACTGAAATTATCTGTAGGTGGCGGTATGGCTATTCAACAATCTGTAGCAACTCGCTGGCACGAAACAACGGGTTGTAACATCATTGAGGGTTACGGTATGACTGAATGTTCACCATTGATTGCTGCTTGCCCGATTAATATGGTGAAACACAACGGTAGTATTGGTGTGCCAGTGCCTAATACTGATGTTCGTGTTATTAGAGAAGATGGCACAGAAGCTGAACTAGGTGAAGCAGGTGAGCTTTGGGTGAAAGGCGAACAAGTGATGCAAGGTTACTGGCAACGTCCTGAAGCAACAGCAGAAGTGCTCCAAGATGGCTGGATAGCAACTGGTGACATTGTGGTGATGGATTCTGACCACTATTTACGTATTGTCGATCGTAAGAAAGATATGATTTTAGTATCAGGTTTCAACGTATACCCAAATGAAATTGAGGACGTTGTAATGTTGAACTATAAAGTGGCAGAAGTAGTCGCAATCGGTGTCCCAAATGAAGTTTCTGGCGAAACTATTAAAATCTTTGTAGTCAAAAAAGATGATAGTTTAACTCGAGATGAGTTACGTAAACATTGTCGCCAACATTTAACTGGCTATAAAATTCCGAAAGATATTGAATTCCGTGACGAATTACCGAAAAGTAATGTTGGAAAAATTTTACGTAGAGTGTTACGTGACGAAGAGTTGGCAAAACGTCCTGCTGAAGAAGAATAA
- the tsaB gene encoding tRNA (adenosine(37)-N6)-threonylcarbamoyltransferase complex dimerization subunit type 1 TsaB, translating to MNNVTLLALDTSTEACSVALLYKGEKTVLDELAQRTHTQRILPMVDQILSQSGISLKRVDGLVFGRGPGSFTGVRVGAGIAQGLALGADLPVIPISNLTTMAQAAYEQLRVEKVLSAIDARMNEVYFTQLKAEKVRLNSQEFIEWQTVIEEQVASPEKVLVKVGHLEEDWKTVGTGWSAYAQFSSIIENRETEILLPSAQYMLSLALPKWYKKEILSALEIEPIYLRNEVTWQKLPGRE from the coding sequence ATGAACAATGTGACTTTATTAGCCTTAGACACTTCAACCGAAGCTTGTTCTGTAGCATTGCTTTATAAAGGCGAAAAAACAGTTTTAGATGAATTAGCTCAGCGTACGCATACACAGCGTATTTTGCCAATGGTGGACCAAATCCTTTCACAGTCGGGGATCTCATTAAAACGAGTTGATGGTTTGGTGTTTGGTCGCGGGCCCGGTAGCTTTACGGGGGTGCGTGTGGGGGCTGGCATTGCACAAGGCTTAGCCTTGGGGGCTGATTTACCCGTTATTCCTATTTCTAATTTAACAACAATGGCACAAGCTGCTTATGAACAGCTCAGGGTAGAAAAAGTGCTTTCTGCCATTGATGCTCGAATGAATGAAGTGTATTTTACACAATTAAAAGCGGAAAAAGTGCGGTTAAATTCACAAGAATTTATTGAGTGGCAAACTGTAATTGAAGAACAAGTAGCTAGTCCTGAAAAAGTGTTAGTAAAAGTTGGACATTTAGAAGAAGATTGGAAAACAGTTGGTACAGGTTGGTCTGCTTATGCACAATTCTCGTCGATTATTGAAAATCGTGAAACTGAAATTTTATTGCCTTCAGCGCAATATATGCTCTCGTTAGCGCTACCAAAATGGTACAAGAAAGAAATACTCAGCGCATTAGAGATTGAACCAATTTATTTACGTAATGAAGTGACTTGGCAAAAATTACCAGGTCGTGAATAA
- a CDS encoding Slp family lipoprotein yields MKKMTALFSALLLTGCIMPPKGLERDDFTLQHLDKVQLEDYACQCKQARFGGKILSAQALAGKMRLEILSLPLVSLSAKPQLSAQTNGRFIAYLDGFIDPEVLKDQYITVKGTLKKQEKGKIDQVDYSYPVVNAEYYKQWQLVQEYYYDPDEMADWRESRRRGWGYPFWQPEPRLRYVLY; encoded by the coding sequence ATGAAAAAAATGACCGCACTTTTCAGCGCATTGTTGCTAACAGGTTGTATCATGCCACCTAAAGGATTAGAGCGAGATGATTTTACCTTACAGCATTTAGATAAAGTCCAACTAGAGGATTATGCTTGCCAATGTAAACAAGCACGTTTTGGTGGAAAGATTTTATCTGCACAAGCCTTAGCTGGCAAAATGCGACTTGAGATTTTAAGTTTACCACTGGTATCTTTATCCGCTAAGCCACAACTTTCTGCACAAACGAATGGCCGTTTTATTGCCTATCTTGATGGGTTTATTGATCCGGAAGTGTTAAAAGACCAGTACATTACGGTTAAAGGCACGCTGAAAAAACAAGAGAAAGGTAAGATTGATCAAGTAGATTATTCATATCCGGTAGTCAATGCTGAGTATTATAAGCAATGGCAACTCGTCCAAGAATATTATTACGATCCTGATGAAATGGCAGATTGGCGAGAAAGTCGCCGTCGTGGTTGGGGCTATCCATTCTGGCAACCTGAGCCACGTTTACGTTATGTATTATACTAA